Proteins from a genomic interval of Denticeps clupeoides chromosome 20, fDenClu1.1, whole genome shotgun sequence:
- the LOC114770552 gene encoding leucine-rich repeat and immunoglobulin-like domain-containing nogo receptor-interacting protein 1: protein MFVAAAFWRKACWRALLLWAAGLASAADSLWPCPQRCECYPEVLMANCSGRNLASVPEGSSSDAQRLDLSHNRLKSLARRQFSGLAQLRELDLSDNMLSMIEVEAFMGLQNLLTLRICRNHLKIISVGVFSGLPSLRLLDISENEILVFLDYTFRELANLQYLEVTENDLVFISQRAFTGLTNLKELNIDRCNLTSVPTEALSQLTGLVQLRLSRIGLSSLPNASFRKLGRLRELVMMHCPWLDTLAANCLFGLNLTSLTLSHCNLSTLPYAPLHHLVYLRYLDLSYNPITFIQANLLGDLLRLQELHLVGGGLLHVEPQAFRGLAYLRILNVSYNQLVTLEESAFHSIGNLEILRLEGNPLACDCRLLWIVRRRLRLHFDGHPPVCAEPVQVQGRVFQDFTEVELPSLFTCRQARILRRKPQEVRVDEGHTVLLYCKADGDPTPSIAWLSPKHTLLSSSGRIRVLANGSLEVRYAQVHDSGSYLCIASNAAGNDTFPISLRVRGFPSSSSSHNRSAPFSMEGWSLPSPQPATNGSSQGLQPFPFDAKTLVIAVTMGFLSFLSSVAICFVFMFFWSQSKGQIKHTATIDFVPRASGGAGAGTTSTETGRFTMKLI from the coding sequence ATGTTTGTGGCGGCTGCTTTCTGGAGGAAGGCATGCTGGAGGGCCCTCCTTTTGTGGGCTGCAGGTTTAGCATCTGCTGCTGACTCACTCTGGCCATGCCCACAGCGTTGTGAGTGCTACCCAGAGGTCCTAATGGCGAACTGCTCTGGGCGCAACCTCGCATCTGTCCCTGAGGGCTCCTCCAGTGACGCCCAGCGCCTCGACCTCTCTCACAATCGACTGAAATCACTGGCCCGCCGTCAATTTTCCGGACTGGCACAGCTCCGGGAACTAGACCTGAGTGACAACATGCTGTCTATGATTGAGGTAGAAGCGTTCATGGGCCTTCAGAATTTGTTGACGCTGCGGATTTGCCGTAACCACCTGAAGATAATCTCTGTAGGGGTCTTCTCGGGGCTGCCCAGCCTTCGTCTGCTTGACATCAGTGAAAATGAAATTCTTGTCTTCCTGGATTACACCTTTCGAGAATTGGCAAACCTACAGTACCTGGAAGTGACTGAAAACGACCTGGTCTTCATTTCCCAACGGGCGTTCACTGGCCTTACCAATCTGAAGGAGCTCAACATTGACCGCTGCAACTTGACCTCTGTCCCTACAGAGGCTCTGTCCCAACTCACAGGCCTGGTACAACTAAGACTTTCCCGAATTGGACTGAGTTCCTTGCCAAATGCTTCCTTCCGCAAACTGGGTCGGCTGAGGGAGCTGGTCATGATGCATTGTCCATGGCTGGACACGCTGGCAGCCAACTGTCTTTTTGGACTCAATCTCACCTCCCTCACCTTAAGCCACTGTAATCTGAGTACACTGCCCTATGCCCCCCTTCACCACCTTGTGTACCTGCGCTACCTAGACCTTTCCTATAATCCCATTACCTTCATCCAAGCAAATTTGCTTGGGGACCTTCTAAGGCTTCAAGAACTCCATTTGGTTGGGGGCGGGTTGCTTCATGTGGAGCCTCAGGCCTTCCGAGGCTTGGCATATTTGCGCATCCTCAATGTGTCCTATAACCAACTTGTCACGTTGGAGGAAAGTGCGTTCCATTCCATTGGCAACTTGGAGATCTTACGACTAGAAGGAAATCCATTGGCGTGTGACTGTCGTCTCCTGTGGATAGTGCGCCGACGTCTGCGTCTGCACTTTGACGGTCATCCTCCGGTCTGTGCAGAGCCAGTCCAAGTGCAAGGTCGAGTGTTCCAGGATTTCACCGAGGTTGAGCTGCCGAGCCTTTTCACGTGTCGACAAGCGCGCATTTTAAGACGTAAACCCCAGGAGGTGCGAGTGGACGAGGGCCATACGGTGCTCTTATACTGCAAGGCCGATGGCGACCCCACGCCCTCCATCGCCTGGCTCAGCCCAAAGCATACACTGTTGTCCTCGTCAGGAAGGATACGCGTCCTAGCGAACGGATCGCTAGAGGTACGTTATGCCCAAGTACACGACAGCGGGTCCTACTTGTGCATAGCATCCAATGCGGCAGGAAATGACACTTTCCCAATAAGCCTTCGTGTCCGTGGAttcccttcctcttcttcatcccaCAACCGCTCTGCCCCTTTCTCCATGGAAGGTTGGAGCCTGCCATCCCCCCAACCGGCCACCAATGGCTCCTCTCAAGGACTGCAGCCCTTCCCATTCGATGCAAAGACGCTTGTGATTGCTGTCACAATGGGCTTCCTGTCATTCCTCAGCTCTGTAGCCATTTGCTTTGTGTTCATGTTCTTTTGGAGCCAGAGCAAGGGGCAAATCAAACACACGGCCACGATCGACTTTGTTCCCCGTGCCTCAGGTGGAGCTGGGGCCGGTACAACCAGCACAGAGACTGGCAGATTTACAATGAAACTTATTTGA
- the LOC114770550 gene encoding semaphorin-6D-like gives MEPSQQPQLSLLTLISLLLTTHLTASPSPFPKDLQPISIVGQERSSLYPGFQGLSNDDGSGRLGLDFQRMLRINHMLYIAARDHVFVVNLTSATERIVPKQILTWRTKDVEKCTVRGKNSDECYNYIKVLIPRNDETLFACGTNAFNPTCRNYKMNTLEQVGEDVVGQARCPFESRQSNVALFAGGSFYSATMADFLASDAVIYRSLGGEGSPVLRTVKYDSKWLREPHFVHAIEYGNYVYFFLSEIAVEYTSLGKVVYSRVARVCKNDNGGSPRVLERYWTSFLKARLNCTVPGDSFFYFDVLQSVSSVLQINRRPAVIAVFTTQANSIPGSAVCAFYMDDIEKTFNGKFKEQKNSDSTWTPVPEEQVPKPRPGSCAGDDGLASTHTSSTSFPDNMLTFIKSYPLMDEAVPSVNDQPLFIRTASRYRLNQMAVDTSAGPYKNHTVLFLGSEDGHILKVLASTNPESTISSQLLEDIDVYNPFICGQQEEDRRVLGLEMDKEHHALYVAFTSCVIRLPLSRCTDHGNCKKSCLSSRDPYCIWIRTGSCAHMAPGFKAGFEQDIGGNYTNSPDNCHHLLSTTRNQNYASDSAYGVKSSADAENSSNSVHYTLLIACVLVAFVMGAFLSAFLVSCYFNNSSHRAQQPGKESEGPMAHALSLHSLAKLNSLLERQPKNGKKSTSSPKLYSSFITHEEQRPSGSQSTLGEDSRDLSLQQAEDLSGLPTPDTTPELPIKNMAALSSHWDHGQSFGKARDPGVSELNDGITTSNHGVSQQSFAFGPAAPNGQAAGVSEGRMVSNSKQSVAAVTPVSLLVRPYPRSPQAVDAAVLDDLLKHIREGGDGRASSRAPGQGLTVLTSSLLPGPGAATFSGVVLPQRSHSQKPTSCYASSAQSARQHSDEALKASDQNAQSPSERPAARHPAPVRSLIKMGSGGKAMPRHHSFNQRLVHVNSTGYECSDTQQLFILSAGGSACLTRQHSYSEPPHAHRGAVVRRAASLKPQVPPKPLLPLNQQDRFS, from the exons ATGGAGCCTTCCCAGCAGCCCCAGCTCTCCCTTCTGACCCTTATCTCACTGCTGCTTACCACCCACCTCACAGCTTCACCTTCACCCTTCCCTAAGGACCTGCAGCCAATTTCCATCGTCGGACAGGAGC GCTCCAGCCTCTACCCGGGGTTCCAGGGGCTCAGCAATGATGACGGATCAGGACGTCTTGGTCTGGACTTCCAGAGAATGCTGCGAATCAATCACATGCTTTACATCGCGGCCAG GGACCATGTGTTTGTTGTGAATCTCACTTCAGCGACAGAGAGGATCGTCCCGAAGCAG ATACTGACATGGAGGACGAAAGATGTGGAGAAGTGTACGGTGCGGGGTAAAAACAGC GATGAGTGCTACAATTACATCAAAGTGCTCATACCGCGGAACGACGAGACGTTGTTCGCCTGTGGCACCAACGCCTTTAACCCCACATGTCGGAATTACAAG ATGAACACTCTGGAGCAGGTGGGTGAGGACGTGGTGGGTCAGGCTCGCTGCCCATTCGAGTCCCGCCAGTCCAACGTTGCCCTTTTCGCTG GGGGTAGTTTTTACTCTGCCACCATGGCAGACTTTTTGGCCAGTGATGCGGTCATCTACCGAAGCCTGGGAGGCGAGGGGAGTCCTGTCCTCCGAACTGTCAAGTATGACTCCAAATGGCTCCGAG AACCTCATTTTGTCCACGCTATTGAGTATGGAAATTATGTTTACTTCTTCCTCAGCGAGATTGCAGTGGAGTATACCAGCCTTGGCAAG GTGGTGTATTCCCGCGTGGCACGGGTTTGTAAGAATGACAACGGAGGGTCACCGCGCGTCCTAGAACGCTACTGGACCTCTTTCCTGAAAGCGCGGCTCAACTGTACGGTGCCGGGCGACTCGTTTTTCTACTTCGACGTGCTGCAGTCGGTCAGCAGTGTGCTGCAGATTAATCGCCGGCCTGCCGTCATAGCCGTCTTCACCACCCAAGCAAACAG TATTCCGGGGTCAGCTGTGTGCGCTTTCTACATGGACGACATTGAGAAAACATTTAACGGGAAGTTCAAGGAGCAGAAGAACAGCGACTCAACGTGGACCCCAGTGCCTGAGGAACAGGTTCCCAAGCCCAG GCCGGGCTCATGTGCGGGAGATGATGGCCTTGCTTCAACCCACACGTCCTCCACCAGCTTCCCCGACAACATGCTGACCTTCATCAAGTCGTACCCACTCATGGATGAGGCGGTCCCCTCTGTCAATGACCAACCCCTCTTCATCCGCACTGCCAGCAG ATACAGGTTGAACCAGATGGCTGTAGACACTTCTGCCGGACCCTACAAAAACCATACAGTGCTGTTTCTGGGGTCTGAGGACGGACATATTCTCAAAGTCCTGGCCAGTACCAACCCTGAAAGTACGATTAGCTCCCAGCTGCTGGAAGACATAGATGTCTACAACCCGTTCAT ATGTGGCCAGCAAGAGGAGGACAGAAGGGTTCTGGGACTGGAGATGGATAAAGAGCACCATGCTTTATACGTGGCATTTACTTCGTGCGTTATCAGGCTGCCTTTGAGCCGCTGCACAGATCATGGCAACTGCAAGAA AAGCTGTTTGTCCTCCCGTGACCCATACTGCATCTGGATTAGAACTGGGAGCTGTGCCCACATGGCGCCAGGGTTCAA GGCAGGGTTTGAGCAGGATATCGGGGGAAATTACACCAACTCCCCAGACAACTGTCACC ATTTGTTGTCGACTACACGGAACCAGAACTACGCATCAGACTCTGCTTATG GAGTCAAATCCTCCGCAGACGCTGAAAATTCCAGCAACAGTGTCCACTACACGCTGCTCATAGCATGCGTTCTTGTAGCCTTTGTAATGGGCGCCTTTCTCTCTGCCTTCCTGGTGTCCTGCTATTTCAACAACAGTTCCCATCGAGCCCAACAGCCTGGCAAGGAATCAGAAGGCCCCATGGCCCACGCCCTGTCGCTCCACAGCTTGGCCAAGCTGAACAGCCTTCTGGAGAGGCAGCCCAAGAATGGGAAGAAGAGCACGTCCTCGCCCAAGCTCTACAGCTCCTTCATCACCCACGAGGAGCAGCGTCCTTCAGGCAGCCAGAGCACCCTGGGAGAAGACAGCAGGGACCTGAGCCTCCAGCAGGCCGAGGACCTGTCAGGCCTTCCCACTCCAGACACCACCCCTGAGCTGCCCATCAAAAACATGGCGGCCTTGTCCAGCCACTGGGACCACGGCCAGAGCTTCGGCAAGGCCCGCGACCCCGGAGTATCGGAGCTGAATGACGGGATTACCACGTCGAACCACGGGGTCAGCCAGCAGTCGTTCGCCTTCGGCCCCGCCGCACCAAATGGCCAAGCGGCGGGTGTGTCCGAAGGCAGGATGGTCTCCAACAGCAAGCAGTCGGTGGCGGCAGTGACACCCGTCTCCTTGTTGGTTAGACCGTACCCCCGTTCCCCGCAAGCTGTAGATGCTGCAGTCCTCGACGATCTCCTGAAGCACATCCGCGAAGGTGGCGACGGCAGAGCGAGCAGCCGCGCCCCCGGACAGGGACTCACCGTCCTAACGTCGAGCCTCCTGCCTGGTCCTGGCGCCGCCACCTTCTCTGGCGTGGTGCTGCCGCAACGTTCTCATTCGCAGAAGCCAACATCGTGTTACGCCTCATCCGCACAAAGCGCGAGGCAACATTCGGACGAGGCCCTGAAGGCGTCCGACCAAAACGCACAGTCGCCGTCGGAGAGGCCAGCGGCCCGCCATCCGGCGCCAGTCCGCTCGCTAATCAAGATGGGCAGCGGAGGGAAGGCGATGCCGCGCCACCACAGCTTCAACCAGCGGCTGGTCCACGTCAACTCGACGGGCTACGAATGCAGCGACACGCAGCAGCTCTTCATCTTGAGCGCGGGGGGGAGCGCGTGCCTGACCAGGCAGCATAGCTACAGCGAGCCGCCGCACGCGCACCGCGGCGCCGTCGTGAGACGAGCGGCTTCCCTCAAGCCTCAGGTTCCGCCCAAGCCCCTCCTCCCGCTTAACCAGCAGGACAGATTCAGCTAG